A stretch of DNA from Coccidioides posadasii str. Silveira chromosome 4, complete sequence:
TTCAAGTTCCGGAGGTATGAAGACATATCCGGGGCAAACTCGCAAGGGGGGTGGTTGTCGTTCTCGATCTTATGCAGAGCCCATGTATTAAAATGATCGACGCAAGGAGTCGACATGGGGTCAAAATGTGAAGAATTCCAATGCAACGATGCCTGTCTTGAGGCCGTAGCATATCGACGGCATATCGCCGCGAGGGGTGGTGGGTGTTTCGTGGGGGTCCTGGGAGGGAACACGGCTCTACATTGATGAGCGACATATAATTCATAGAAGTAGAAGATTAGCTGGACACCTCGAAGTTGAATACTACGGGGCCACAGCGATGGGTTACTAGCGACGTTCTTGTGCGTCACTTTGGCAGCACCTCGTATTGAATCGCCACCACTTCCGGCGGGTCATCAAGATGGAGGAGTTATTATGCGCATCGAATTCTCAGCCAAGAAGTTTACTCAAGAGGAGACAGCAAAAGTGGTGCTACACATGGCAGCATCGCAAAGTTTGGGATGATTTTTAGATAAGGTGTTCCCGCGAGATCGACCTATTATGAACCATGGGTATCCCCGTTCCCATTCTCCGAAAACGAATCTCGGACTGACCAGGGCTCTATGATGTTATCTGATCATCTCGAAAGACCGCATTGAGATGTATGCAAGAGAGCCGGCTGCGCGAATGATGATCGTTGGTGAAAAGGAGAATTCGCCTGTAAGTTGAGGTCGACATTTTAACATTATAAAAATTAATGaaattataataataaatttaaaaaaaaaggagaagaagaagatagcCAGAGAAAGAAACGCGAGAGCGACGGATAGCACTGAACGTCTGTCGCTGGTTACCCCGCATACGCCCCCCGGATCTCAGCAGAATTAACTCGGAGTCTTGAAGGAGCTacgtacagagtacagggtagggagtactccgtacggagtacacaccCCTACTTATTTTCAGACGTTGAGGTGGTTACTATTCgacaagcaaacaagaaagaatGGAAACGATTAAAAGCTCATGTTTCACAAAGGGGGCTGGGGCAGTCACATTCATGCGCGTTACTGGTGAAGCAGAGAATTGCTCTGCTCATCCAACATGAATGGCTGTGGTGACGGTGATGGCAAGCCCACTCCACACCGGAGACATGCAACAGGCGTGGGTGCGTCTATGATGGCACTCGCTCCTGTCCTTTGGCGGCCTTTCGACGCGGAGGTCATCGCTGCGTGCTGTGACCTGTCCAGTGTCGGGATGCATGCCGATGGGTGTGAAGCTGCGAGCCGGCGCTGTTTCTCCACCGAGCAAGGCAGCGGGCCGTCCTAGTCCCAGATAGGCTAGCGCGTCTGGTCTGTGCGCAACCTAGATCTATTTCTAGCCGTATTTGACCTCCGGCTTTTGTCTGTATCCAGAATACCAGTCTACCATACGAGTGCGGAGAAGCTTTCCGCCGCCAAGCCACGTCGGCGTGATGACTCAGCAGCAAGCTCACGTCCGACGTCCAACATCGCAGGCTGCCGGCATCCAGCGATCAAGGTGGCCTCGAGCTGGCAACCAGCACCAGAGTGAGCCCGTTTGGTTCGGTTAATCGAACACAAGAGGTACGGCTATCAGATGCAACGTTCTCGCAGTAGGCttttgttcctttttttttttttttttttttaccatTTTTTTGCGGGAAACAATCCCTCCTCTGCAAACTCCTTGTTCTTCGTCATCCCAGGTTTATATTCCCGCTGGCCCCATGCCGAGCAAGCGAGAAAGCTAACCATGATCATCTGACATAGACACTTTAAACCCATTTTATCTCCAGGGTGGTGGATGTACAAAGTAGGGCTCTAGCCTTTTGTACAGCCTTTTTTGTCACAGCCCTAACTACCCTCCCTCTTCCCCGCCCCGACCACCCTCCATTTCAAACCGCCTCGTTCTGGATCCAAGCGCGACCCGTCCAAGCCGTCACCGTCGAAGCGCTCCGAGCAATCGTCGCGGCCGAAGAACAATATTCCAGCATACCAGTGACGTCAGAGTTCGAGAACAGAACTAGGCAAGGGGAAAGCTCGAAGCGTCCAGAGTCCAATCGTCGAGTTTGAAATCCTATCTCGTGGCACCGAGTCATCTGACCTGTGATCCCACAACCCTTGGCTCCGCTGCGTATCATCTGCTCGAAACTACCCAAAACCCCCTGTGAGTCTGCCCGTTAGCTTCCGTGGATGCCGCAACTCCCTGCATCGCCTCTCCTGGGTTGAGACTACGCCCCAGCCGGTTCTCGGAACCTCTTCCGCAGTTTCTTCACAACCACCCAGCCGGTACCAGAAAACGCGCAGCAAGCTAGATCTTCCTTTTAATCCTAATTAAACGAGGGCGCATATCCTCCTACACCATGGCGTCGGCGTCTTTTCGGGATTCTATGAATTCTCTGGGCTGGTCTCGGAGAGCGCCAGAGCCCACCACCACCAATGGCTCGTCCTCAACACCAATACTTTCAAAACTACAGTCCCTAAATCCATTTGCGAGCCGTGGTTATGTTCATCTGTCAGAAGGCTCTTCTGCGCCGTTACCAGCTCCCACacgaagagaagaagaggaagggTGGTTTGCTTGTGAGTCCCGTGGCCCCCCCCTTCTCAGGAATCGTCGTTATGCATGATGAGCTACGGGTGATTCCCCGTCAGTTCCTGCGTCTTGCCAAGTTTCACGAgtttgtttgtcttgcttgttGAGCATTTGAGCGGCGATGCTGCCGGTTTGAAGGGCCATCGGCTTATCTTCGCCTATTACTAATTTCCATTGCTTACAGTGAGTCGATGGGATCGCATGCTGATATTTGCGGGATTCAATATCGGCGCCCTTGTCTGCTTTGCAATTTGCATGTGCTTCATTATATTTCCTGCGTTGATGTTTGTTCCACGCAAATTTGCCATCCTGTGAGTGCTCTCCCTAAGGACCTTCAGCGATTCTTTTCTATTCTCTTTGCGCCAAAACGTCACCGTTCCCTTACATCATGACATCCACTACGTGGGATCAGCACCGGGTGTCAGAAGGCCCTACCTGACATAAATACCCATAGATTCTAGCTTGGACTTTATGGTGTATACCCTCTCCCTAAAAAGGCCACGCAAGCTCTTTCATGGTTTCCCCGGCCCTTACATTTTAGATCGCCGTTAAACCCTTCTGTCCATATTGCTCGATGGTTTTCAAATTATGCTCATCCGGATTGTCAAGTGTCACTCTAACCAGGCTGTGCAGGTGGTCCGTTGGCTCCGTTTTGTTTCTTGCGTCCTGGGCGGTGCTCCTCGGGCCCATGACTTATGCCAAACACCTCCTGTCTGGACCCCGGCTCCCATTTACTGCTGCTTACTTCGCGTCTATTGGGCTCACACTTTTTTTTGCGGTTGGTGTAAGTGGATCCCCTGCTATCTCTGCAACTTTTGCACCACCCTTACTGCCATCCTCCTTGGTACACCATCCCTCAACGTATACATGTGTTACCTTCACGTGTGCCTTGTTCCATTACATCCTGGGCTTATGACGTCATCCCGGCCATTGCGCGTTTACGGCGACAAGGTCCTTCGTACCGTTCTGGGGATGTCAACTACACTGATTCCTCTCTAGGCGCATTTAGTAGCCCTCTCAACTGTCTGCCCTCCTCATCCtaggccttttttttttttttctccctgaTCATTTTTGTGACTCATCTGACAACCTTCCTCGCCTCTAGCTCCATTCCACCCTCTTAACACTCATATCCTCAATATTCCAACTTGTCGCTCTCGTGTGGTACCTTGTCAGCTACTTTCCTATGGGCACCACGGGTTTAAGGCTTGCGACTCGCGTTGGAACGGGAAGGGTGGCAGCCTGGATGAACGACTAGGACGACATTTAATAATGCCTTTGTTATACTCCATACGTTGTACAATGCCATATAAGCCGTGTCTAGAGATGATGTATTTCCATGCTGTTGAAACGGGCTCGTGTGGCGATCGTAACTTCTCGTGTTGGGACGTACTGTAGGCCATCGAGAGATCAAGCTCGTGACACCGACAATTTCGCATACTAACTTGGGTTTCTCTTGACCTGTCTTAGCTTCTCGCGGCTCGAACAGACAAAGTAAGACAAGAGCGAGTATGCTCCGTCGAGGCGCTGAACAAGAAACTCCGTTCACTTTTCATCGCCCTCGTCAACCCCCAAAACAAAACATGCGCCAGAGACCAAGCACATACGGGAAAAGCCATATTACATCCTAAATTCCAAAGGGAGGAAGTATCATCGCAATTTGCTTAGCTTGCCCATGGCACAACAAACAACCTGATAAACGCATCTAAGAACGACTCAAAACAACCCCCACAATCCCCTCCAGCACCTTGACCGACGGAATCTCAGCTTCCATGATCCCTGTCTCCGCGTTCGCCCCGTGCTCCAACCAGTGCCTCAACAGATCGTTGCTCTCCTTGGGCTTGATGTTCGGAGCCGCAGTGCCAACCGTAACGTGTGGAATATCGTTCGCGCATTCCCACGAGCCCATGTCCCGGGAAACATGTGAGTTGAGGCGTTCGTCGTGGTCAACGGGCATAATGCGCGCTACGAAGGCCATGATCTTGTCATTCCAGACAAGCCGTTCAATGCGCACTCTTGCAGCGCCGAGAGCGGGGGTTGGGTTTCTCGTGTGGCCGTCGGGCTGTTGTAGCTGTCGTTGTAGGGCGTTCTTGTAGAGATCTTTGTACTGGTCCCATATATCTGGGCGGTCTTTCGCAGAGGCCTTGTGAATTAGGGTAACGTGGAAGGATGCTTGTATGCGCCGGGAATTTTTGAGGTGGTTGTATAGCTTGGAGATCTCTGGTGGAGTGCTGGGAGGGAATAGAGAGGCGGCTAAGCTATTAACTTCTGATTGTGGAAGAGATATGTTGAAGAATTCAATTCTTTTCAAAAGCTTCTCGATCGTGTTTCCATTTATAGTATTCGGTTGATTCTGCCCGGAGTTAGAAGGCGGTTGACGATGGCTTGGATTTTTGGAACCAAAGGTCAGATCGTGCTTGACATCCACAGTATAGTTTTTCATAGCTGCGTCGATGGCCAGGTCTAAATCAGACGCAGACGGCTTTGATCCATCGAACAGTCTTGGATATGCGTTGTACAGAGCAGATACGATAGTCTCAAGGTTCTCCCGAGAAGTCGCTGCAATATCTAGATCAATTACCTCGTCAAAATTGATATCTGGCTCGTGTTCCGTATCCACTGCCTCGAAACGCTGTAAAAATCCTTCCATAATTCCTATGATTTCCTCAGGACTTTTGCTATCCGCACGGATTGTCTGGTGGTTATCCCCGCGTTCGAGAACCCGCTGACGAGTGATGTTCCGAATACCATCTAGCATCCTGCCTTTTGGCTCGTGGACGTAATGGAGAGCGACGAATCGCGCATCAGGGTTTATCGAGCGGATATCCTCAATGATTTGCTTTCTTTCACGCTTTTGGTGATTATTGCGGTCCGCAATCACAGCCTTATGGTTAATTAGTGCGTTGTTTATTTGATGGACAAATCTTTTTGCTCGATCCCTTCGTCCTTGGATATTGTCATTTTGGATGTGACCCCAGCCGAAAAGGTTCACAAGTCCAAGAGCAACGGTTGTCTTTCCGCAGCCGATAGAAGCCACAGGGACAAGGACAATATTTTGGGAAATAGGAGGTGCAACATCTCCTTCAGCAGTTTCCATAGCAATGATATCCGAGCCTTTGAGGCCTCTCTCCTTAAGGAATCCATCTCTCATTGCGATTATACCATGATTTTGGTTATAGAGACTTCCAAGTTTTGGATTCATCTGGAGCTGCCTTCGGGCATATTGTAGGTATTCCTCTGTAATCTTCACGTGCTTTTTGTACCTTGGTGGCCTCCCTGAAATGACCGCTTTAGTGCACTCACGCCACTGCCGGTACATGAGATACGGTTCTTCAAATTTATACTTGAAGAACCAGTCAACATAGGGTCCGGAGTGGGCTTCACGCATTTTGCATCGGACAACAAATCCTTCGGTATCCCTTCCGCCCCACGAGCCTGTTTCTGCGCACCCTTCTAAGAAAGTTCGCACTTCGGATAGATCATTCTTAAGCACAAATTGTGCCTTTTTGAAACCCCAGTTGTCGGCAAATTTGTGCACTTCAGGTCCAGAAAGGGTAGCAAAGAAAGGCACGTTATAGTTAATTCCGTGAAGATATATTCCAGCAGAGTGTTCATCGTACGCCAACACATGCTCCTCGAAGCTGTCATCACACAATTCTCCCACAGCGGTGGCATTCATTTTTCTTAGCTCAAGCGCCAgttctctctctgtctttcCCACCGATTCGACATGTCGCCTCACCCATTTTTGTCCCGCAACTGCGTGGCTGAGATTGGCGTCTTGCCTTGGGCCCGTGGAATGCTTGCTACACACCAGAAGCGTGCCATCCTCTAGGCCAGACATGAATATGATGCAGCCATTTTCCTTCACGCTCAGTTCGTATGGCCCAATTGTATTCTTTTCGATATTTTCCCATTTCGTCAGATTCACCTCATCTACATTGAAAAATTTGTCGTACCCTCGGATAGCAATTTCGGGGGTACCATTCCTGGTTCTCGTCGTGAAGAGGCCACGGGCGTACGTAGGAAGGTCGTCTCGTTTGTAATCCCAATCTCGAAATTTCCAGGAATCAACCGTAGTGCCTTGCGACCCGCTAACGGGAAAAGTTGACTTCTTGCATGAGAACGActttcctcctctctttGGGCCTTGAGCGGCTTGGAGCGAGTGTATCAACTGCGTGACTTCGTGGGGGTCTTGCTGCACCATGGCGAAGAGGATTCAGAAAGCTAAATAAAATGGAGATTGGATACGGAATATATTCCGTTTGTTTTATAAAGGCCAACGCTGGGGTCCTCCAGGCGCTACTGTTGAAGTCCCTGGCTGGATTGCGCGGGGCTGCTCGGGGTTGAAGGTCGCCTGGACGCTATATATACAGCCTCCTTAGCTTTGGCACAAGGAGCCGAATCTGACTCACGATGTATCAAGCTTGAACTGGCAGCCCGGATGAGGAGATCCCGGTCACAGAATGCAGCCTAACCGAAGCTAAGTGGCGGCGAGATTGTCCCTCTTCGATGCCGCATGTTCAAGCTCAGATTTCAACTGCTGCGTAAACATTGCTGATTAAGCGATGGTCCCAGCCAATAAAAGTCGGTCGTTGTGAATGCAAACACGGAAAACACTGGAGGCCAGGTCTGACTCATCGCTAGTGGCAGTGCAGCTTAGTGGGCTAGCGCTAATCTTGAATCAGCTCCCCGCTTTGCAGTCTTTTACCTTTTTTCGCGTTTCTTTTGACGGCAAACAGGCGTTGACATTGCTGCAAATACTGGCCATTCTCGACGATCAGCTGTGATACAGACTGTTGAAGTTTATTTAACCATCCGCAGTCATGTCAACTCCCAACCCGTACATCCTCGCAGCGGAGAATTCCCCGTCCTTAATACCCCTCCTTCGATCGAACCCTTCGCTCGCGTCTGCACAGGATGAGCATGGCTATTCTCTTTTACACGCCGCAGCGTCGTACGGACACTTAGAGTTACTCCGCTCCTTGGTCCAGGAGTTTGGAGTCAACGTCAACCTTACCGACGAAGACGGAGAAACTTGCCTTTTCGTTACCGAGACTGTCGAGATAGCACGTTGCTTGGTGGAGGAGCTTGGGGTAGATCGGACTGTGAAGAACCACGATGGATTAACGGCAGAAGAGGCCATTCTCGGCGATGACTCCTTTCCAGAAGTTGCAGCATATCTAAAAGGAACCCCTGTGAGCAACCTCGCCGAAAACCTTGTTCGCCCGGGCCAACAGCTGCCTCCGAATGTCACCGTGAGCTTTGGCACAATGACCAAGCCAGCTGTCAATGGAGATGCGGATGTTCCAGACCCGGAATTTAAGCGAAGAATAGAGGAGCTTGCGTCGAGAGAAAACTTCCACAGCGAGGAGAACCAACGGGAACTGCGAGAACTGGTTACGGAGGCGATTAGGGGTGTCAATGCGGAAACTCAACAAAAGGACCTTCGGCGGCGGTTAGACTGAATATTATGACACGCGTGCGATTCTCCGTGGCGCATGGATATTATATGGTTGCTATATCACCCAATTGCAATACCCCGCTATCCCGTTCCTAACGCTGGCATGAGTCTCAGAAGCAAAGAACGTCCACCTGTGCTTAACCATTGCAACAATAATTTGGATGGTAGTCATGCCGAAATAATCGCGGCGCCTGGCTTTTTTACATGCTACCTACGAGTGATCGCCCTGATAGCTGAAAATTGGCGCTCCAAGGCTTGCCATTCGCCTATAGATGCGAAGAGGCGTCCCAAGGGCTATAAGACTTATTGGAAACCCACCTTGCTCCTCATAACGAGCTTACACCGTTTAAGAACATTTGCGGAGAACTCAAAACGGAGCGAGCCCGGCTCGGTCCCATGTCAACTTTGGCAGAGTGCGGCGTTCCTAGGAAATAGAAGCGATGTCAAACTAGATATACCTAGGTTTATTTATTCCTAAATAGTCATTGCGTCCTCAAGGCCCCGAAATTGTAAAGCAGTCGAGTCTGAATGCCCTCGAATTATTCGTGTCTGGCGAACGTCAGGTGACATCATAGTTAAACTATTCGCGTTTGCTCCTCCGGCGCATATTAAAATCGTAGCCTTGCGCATCCGCAACTGCGTTGCCACTCGCAGCCCCATCACCAGAACTTCAATTGAGGGATACTGTTACTGATTTTCGTTTTGCCCGTTGGCATTTTAAGAATGTCACTCTCACCGGTCCCATATTCCGCTTCCAACGAGCAACACACTCAAACACTACAAGGAGTaccacctcctccaccgCCTAAGCCAATAAGTCATGAAGCAAGCAGAAGAGGCACTCCCCTTTTGGGTCAACAATTTCCATCGCCAGCTCCATCTACACCACCCAAGGAAGCATTACAGTCTCAGGCAGACGCAAGCATTTCAACAAGTCACGCTCCGCCCAATCGCCCATTCTCTCCCCGCAACCTCCAACAACCTCCAGGCCTTGACGAAGGATGGATTCCAGATATCCTCAAAGACAAATCGTACGTGCCCTAAAGAAATAACAGCAATTTTCCTTCGCCCCTGAACCATCTCGTACTTCACAAGCTAACCCAATTTCCCTGCAGAACAAAAGATCTCCAATCCATTCTCTCTAATCCCACCCTCCTCAACGCCCTCGCAAATACCCACCCTTCCTACCCCTCCGCACAAACCCACCTCCTAACGCTCCTTGAATCCAACAAATCCCTCGCCACTCGTGCCCTCGAGCTAGAATCCCACCTCGCCGCCCTCCGCGCCTCCACCGAAACCCTCCTCCTTCAGCACCAATCCCTCGAGCTCTCCTGGCGCAAAAAACAAACGGAAATGGACGCCGCCCTGGCACCCTGGTCACCCAAGGCGCTGTATCAGAGACTGGCGGCAGCGATTGCCGAGCAGGAGGCCGTCGTGCGCGCGGTGGAAGAGAGCTTTTTGGATGGGGACTTGCAGCATCATGGAGTTGCCGGGGAGAGAGAAGTCGTGGAGTGGGTGAGGCGGTTGAGGAGTGAAGGTGCGAAGTTGGAGTTTAGGAGGGATGCTAGAGCGAGGTGGGATGAAGGGAGGGTTGGGGGGTGGAGGTGATGGGTATGGTGATCGTTTTTGTTTGTTCAGATCGACAAACGCCCTTGGATAACTAAATATGCAGTGCATGGGCGCGGCGAAGTGGGCGTacctttttcccccttttatCCCGCTGATATTAGGCGCTAGATATTTTTGATTTCAAGAACAGACTGTTGGATGGTCTAGAACCTTGGTGAAGGCGATCTACATCTTCCAGTCGGCATGTTAATGCTTAAAAGCACATATATACTCCATGCCTGGTATAGAATACCTTTTTTGTGACTGCGTTTCGCACCGTTTGAGCACCAAAGGCCGTTGGCACTAAGGAAGAGGAGTTGAGCATTGTTGATAATAAAGCAGTTTGAATTATAGTAATATATGTGTCCGAATAGCTACTTCATTGGGTATCTAGATCATTGACATTCGTTCCAAGCTGCAAAACAAACATCCCCGCCAAGCAGTCGCCTGAAGTTCTGCTCAGTAACCATTAGTCGAGCTCCCATTCGGCCTTTCATCCGGCGTGGGTAACAATTCGTCTCTGTTTCTCTCAGCGGAATTCGGTGAGAACGAACCGGCATTCCTCGTGGTTGAAAGTGCCCTGTCAGCTGCGTAACTCGTGTGGTCTATGTCTCCAAAAAATGCTCGGTTCTTGTCCCTCACACCCCATGCCCACCCTTGCCCTGAATTTAACGGGAGATGATACAAGCGAAACCCGAGCCATGCAAAGGCGATGCCTAACAAAGCACCGAAGAGGATGTCAAAGGCAAAATGGCGGCTATCGGCCCACCGACTAGACGCTATATATGTTGCTGCCACAATAGGCACAAAAACTAAAAGAACCAGAACAGTCGGTGGTGCTGCACCCCGGTTTCGAAGCGACACAGGGGGTTTGTTGAGGTTTGGCTGTTCGACC
This window harbors:
- the SFT2 gene encoding protein transport protein sft2 (EggNog:ENOG410PHP2~COG:U~TransMembrane:4 (i81-108o114-135i147-165o171-192i)), with product MASASFRDSMNSLGWSRRAPEPTTTNGSSSTPILSKLQSLNPFASRGYVHLSEGSSAPLPAPTRREEEEGWFALSRWDRMLIFAGFNIGALVCFAICMCFIIFPALMFVPRKFAILWSVGSVLFLASWAVLLGPMTYAKHLLSGPRLPFTAAYFASIGLTLFFAVGLHSTLLTLISSIFQLVALVWYLVSYFPMGTTGLRLATRVGTGRVAAWMND
- a CDS encoding uncharacterized protein (EggNog:ENOG410PK1D~COG:S~BUSCO:14626at33183); its protein translation is MSTPNPYILAAENSPSLIPLLRSNPSLASAQDEHGYSLLHAAASYGHLELLRSLVQEFGVNVNLTDEDGETCLFVTETVEIARCLVEELGVDRTVKNHDGLTAEEAILGDDSFPEVAAYLKGTPVSNLAENLVRPGQQLPPNVTVSFGTMTKPAVNGDADVPDPEFKRRIEELASRENFHSEENQRELRELVTEAIRGVNAETQQKDLRRRLD
- a CDS encoding uncharacterized protein (EggNog:ENOG410PNCT~COG:S~BUSCO:13887at33183) — protein: MSLSPVPYSASNEQHTQTLQGVPPPPPPKPISHEASRRGTPLLGQQFPSPAPSTPPKEALQSQADASISTSHAPPNRPFSPRNLQQPPGLDEGWIPDILKDKSTKDLQSILSNPTLLNALANTHPSYPSAQTHLLTLLESNKSLATRALELESHLAALRASTETLLLQHQSLELSWRKKQTEMDAALAPWSPKALYQRLAAAIAEQEAVVRAVEESFLDGDLQHHGVAGEREVVEWVRRLRSEGAKLEFRRDARARWDEGRVGGWR
- a CDS encoding uncharacterized protein (EggNog:ENOG410PGIQ~COG:J~BUSCO:1706at33183), which translates into the protein MVQQDPHEVTQLIHSLQAAQGPKRGGKSFSCKKSTFPVSGSQGTTVDSWKFRDWDYKRDDLPTYARGLFTTRTRNGTPEIAIRGYDKFFNVDEVNLTKWENIEKNTIGPYELSVKENGCIIFMSGLEDGTLLVCSKHSTGPRQDANLSHAVAGQKWVRRHVESVGKTERELALELRKMNATAVGELCDDSFEEHVLAYDEHSAGIYLHGINYNVPFFATLSGPEVHKFADNWGFKKAQFVLKNDLSEVRTFLEGCAETGSWGGRDTEGFVVRCKMREAHSGPYVDWFFKYKFEEPYLMYRQWRECTKAVISGRPPRYKKHVKITEEYLQYARRQLQMNPKLGSLYNQNHGIIAMRDGFLKERGLKGSDIIAMETAEGDVAPPISQNIVLVPVASIGCGKTTVALGLVNLFGWGHIQNDNIQGRRDRAKRFVHQINNALINHKAVIADRNNHQKRERKQIIEDIRSINPDARFVALHYVHEPKGRMLDGIRNITRQRVLERGDNHQTIRADSKSPEEIIGIMEGFLQRFEAVDTEHEPDINFDEVIDLDIAATSRENLETIVSALYNAYPRLFDGSKPSASDLDLAIDAAMKNYTVDVKHDLTFGSKNPSHRQPPSNSGQNQPNTINGNTIEKLLKRIEFFNISLPQSEVNSLAASLFPPSTPPEISKLYNHLKNSRRIQASFHVTLIHKASAKDRPDIWDQYKDLYKNALQRQLQQPDGHTRNPTPALGAARVRIERLVWNDKIMAFVARIMPVDHDERLNSHVSRDMGSWECANDIPHVTVGTAAPNIKPKESNDLLRHWLEHGANAETGIMEAEIPSVKVLEGIVGVVLSRS